The Raoultibacter phocaeensis genome contains a region encoding:
- a CDS encoding TetR/AcrR family transcriptional regulator yields MKNDAWEPQGLFDSEDVQIKLRIMHAVDGSLDQITVADLCEKTGISRQTFYRNFDSKYSLHWWWPTHIHKFYLVEVGRTIDWETGYFHHIRLLSLEKDFFEVATQYTLNFPTERSIMPHYRKCALIETLRDYRDIEIDDDLMFCVNTWVKTETEILTEWYRLGTTPSPREAAAKIAGVIPKRLYDALSMEAD; encoded by the coding sequence ATGAAAAACGATGCTTGGGAGCCGCAGGGCCTCTTCGATAGCGAGGACGTTCAAATCAAGCTGCGCATCATGCATGCGGTCGATGGTTCGCTCGATCAGATAACCGTGGCGGATCTGTGCGAAAAGACGGGTATTTCCCGACAGACCTTCTATCGGAATTTCGACAGCAAGTACAGTTTGCATTGGTGGTGGCCGACGCATATCCACAAGTTCTACCTTGTTGAAGTGGGCAGAACCATCGATTGGGAGACGGGCTATTTTCACCATATTCGGTTACTCTCGCTTGAAAAAGACTTCTTCGAGGTTGCAACGCAGTATACGCTCAACTTCCCAACCGAGCGCAGCATCATGCCGCATTACCGCAAATGCGCCCTCATCGAAACCCTGCGGGATTACCGCGACATCGAAATCGATGACGACCTCATGTTCTGCGTAAACACATGGGTCAAAACTGAAACCGAGATACTGACCGAGTGGTATCGGCTCGGCACGACGCCGTCTCCGAGGGAAGCTGCAGCCAAGATCGCAGGCGTTATTCCCAAGCGGCTCTACGATGCTCTTTCTATGGAAGCGGACTAG
- the thiM gene encoding hydroxyethylthiazole kinase, whose translation MERFSLKNALETVRATVPLVHNITNYVTVNDCANALLAAGASPIMSDEPEDVVDITTICGALTLNIGTLNKASIEAMFLAGERAAELAHPIVLDPVGAGASGLRTRTAAELLDKLPVAVIRGNMSEMKALASGAASTRGVDVCPDDAVTPENLAESAAFARAFARKTGAVVAITGAIDIVTDGEEAYAISNGSPVMGKITGAGCMLSCLCAAYACANPASVLDATVAVVAGMGLAGETAEKRMGTRDGNGSFRTYLLDALYRMDGEALEAGAKIERIER comes from the coding sequence ATGGAACGGTTCTCTTTGAAAAACGCCCTCGAGACGGTGCGCGCCACGGTGCCGCTCGTCCACAACATCACGAACTACGTGACGGTCAACGATTGCGCGAACGCGCTTCTGGCGGCGGGTGCGAGCCCCATCATGAGCGACGAGCCCGAAGACGTCGTCGATATTACAACGATCTGCGGCGCACTCACCCTGAACATCGGAACGCTCAACAAGGCGAGCATCGAAGCGATGTTTCTCGCAGGCGAGCGTGCAGCCGAGCTCGCCCATCCCATCGTGCTCGACCCGGTGGGGGCGGGGGCGTCGGGCTTGCGTACGCGTACCGCGGCGGAGCTTCTTGACAAACTCCCCGTTGCGGTGATCCGCGGCAACATGTCGGAGATGAAGGCGCTCGCGAGCGGTGCCGCCTCCACGCGCGGCGTCGACGTGTGTCCCGACGACGCGGTCACGCCCGAGAACCTTGCCGAATCGGCCGCGTTCGCCCGTGCCTTTGCCCGGAAAACCGGCGCAGTCGTTGCTATCACCGGCGCGATCGATATCGTGACCGACGGCGAGGAGGCGTACGCCATCTCGAACGGATCGCCGGTTATGGGAAAGATCACGGGAGCTGGCTGCATGCTTTCGTGCTTATGCGCTGCTTACGCGTGCGCAAACCCCGCTTCGGTACTCGATGCGACGGTTGCCGTGGTTGCCGGCATGGGTCTTGCGGGCGAGACGGCCGAGAAGCGCATGGGCACCCGCGACGGCAACGGGTCGTTTCGCACGTATCTGCTCGACGCGCTCTACCGCATGGACGGTGAGGCGCTCGAAGCAGGGGCGAAGATCGAGCGGATCGAGCGGTAG
- the thiC gene encoding phosphomethylpyrimidine synthase ThiC produces the protein MTQITAARDGTVTPQMRIVAEKEGLEAETIREGVAAGRIAIPANVNHTALSPEGVGGGLRTKVNVNLGISGDMHDEEEEFSKVAVALELGAEGIMDLSNHGKTREFRTKLIERSSAMVGTVPMYDAIGYLEKPLVDITVEDFLEVIRVHAEDGVDFATIHAGMNRRVIDSFRETGRLTNIVSRGGSLIFAWMEATGNENPFYEHYDEVLAICREYDVTISLGDAMRPGSTYDASDAAQIAELIEIGTLNRRAWDAGVQVMVEGPGHMALDEIAANMKLEKRLCHNAPFYVLGPLVTDIAPGYDHITAAIGGAVAAASGADFLCYVTPAEHLRLPDVNDVREGLVATKIAAHAADIAKGVRGARDIDNRMSDARRRIDWEGMFDCAIDPVRARKVFESAPPATEGTCTMCGKMCAMRTVNTIMEGLVVSLD, from the coding sequence ATGACGCAGATTACTGCTGCACGTGACGGAACCGTCACACCTCAGATGAGAATCGTCGCCGAAAAAGAGGGCCTCGAGGCCGAAACGATACGCGAAGGCGTGGCCGCGGGGCGCATCGCCATTCCCGCAAACGTCAACCACACCGCGCTTTCGCCCGAGGGCGTGGGCGGCGGGCTTCGGACCAAGGTGAACGTGAACCTCGGCATTTCGGGCGATATGCACGACGAGGAAGAGGAGTTCTCCAAGGTGGCCGTCGCGCTCGAACTGGGCGCCGAGGGCATCATGGATCTGTCGAACCACGGCAAGACGCGCGAATTTCGCACCAAGCTCATCGAGCGGTCGAGCGCGATGGTGGGCACCGTGCCGATGTACGATGCGATCGGGTACCTCGAAAAGCCGCTCGTGGACATCACGGTCGAAGATTTTCTCGAGGTCATCCGCGTGCATGCCGAAGACGGCGTCGATTTCGCAACCATCCATGCCGGCATGAACCGGCGCGTCATCGACTCGTTTCGCGAAACGGGACGGCTTACCAACATCGTGAGCCGCGGCGGTTCGCTCATCTTCGCCTGGATGGAGGCGACCGGCAACGAGAACCCGTTTTACGAGCACTACGACGAAGTGCTCGCCATCTGCCGCGAATACGACGTGACGATCAGCCTCGGCGACGCGATGCGGCCGGGAAGCACCTATGATGCATCCGACGCGGCCCAAATAGCCGAGCTCATTGAAATCGGCACGCTCAACCGGCGTGCGTGGGATGCGGGCGTGCAGGTGATGGTGGAGGGGCCGGGCCACATGGCGCTCGACGAGATCGCCGCGAACATGAAGCTCGAGAAGCGTTTGTGCCACAACGCGCCGTTTTACGTGCTCGGCCCGCTCGTGACCGACATCGCTCCGGGCTACGATCACATCACGGCGGCCATTGGAGGCGCGGTGGCGGCGGCATCGGGTGCGGATTTCCTCTGCTACGTGACGCCTGCCGAGCACTTGCGCCTGCCGGATGTGAACGACGTGCGCGAAGGGCTCGTGGCTACCAAGATCGCAGCTCATGCGGCCGACATCGCGAAGGGCGTGCGCGGCGCACGCGACATCGACAACCGCATGAGCGATGCGCGCCGCCGCATCGATTGGGAGGGCATGTTCGACTGCGCAATCGATCCGGTGCGTGCGCGGAAGGTGTTCGAGAGCGCGCCTCCCGCGACGGAGGGCACCTGCACGATGTGCGGGAAGATGTGCGCCATGCGCACGGTGAACACCATCATGGAAGGCTTAGTGGTTTCGCTGGACTGA
- a CDS encoding amino acid permease, with protein MKASPESTRSRARAAAKPALTLAGFLSITAAMVMSVHEYPTFAVAGMQIPFFLLASGFLWFLPVALCSAEMATVKGWENGGIFAWVGRMLGPRFGFAAVFFQWFQITICFIIIIYFGLSALSYLLDFPALDNDPLVKTIGVLVVFWAVTLLQLGGTKKTAAFARIGFIVGVLVPTLLLIVLSALYLASGKPLELDLAHPNLLPDFAHASTLVVFVSFLFANMGTEASASHINELKNPSRNYPIAMIVLVIVATVLNAIGGFAVAGVVPLEQLSMSGGMVQTYETLVLGIGPELGWAVKVLCLMLVLGVIGEVGSWVVGPSRALYAVAQQGLIPERFKSLNKHGAPVPIIVVQGIVVSIWAVVLTLAGGGNNLSYLAAVSLTAVIYLVAYLMLFISYIKLILHPEIKRGYHVPGKAVGKWVFAVAGFASSLFALVIAFFPPIVISASQQPAYEALLAIGSAVTVLIPFLIYELYGKKHRREPSEPPQHLRAQEVNRFTRLSGRGEHALPGEAATPLNVSEPETKSPA; from the coding sequence ATGAAAGCATCGCCCGAAAGCACCCGATCCCGCGCACGTGCCGCCGCCAAACCTGCGCTCACGCTCGCAGGCTTCCTTTCCATCACCGCCGCCATGGTCATGTCGGTACACGAGTACCCCACCTTCGCAGTCGCAGGCATGCAAATACCGTTTTTCCTGTTGGCGAGCGGTTTTCTCTGGTTTCTCCCCGTCGCCCTCTGCTCGGCCGAGATGGCTACCGTCAAAGGCTGGGAAAACGGCGGCATCTTCGCATGGGTCGGGCGCATGCTCGGGCCGCGGTTTGGGTTCGCCGCCGTGTTCTTCCAATGGTTCCAGATCACCATCTGCTTCATCATAATCATTTACTTCGGTCTGAGCGCGCTTTCCTACCTGCTCGATTTCCCCGCGCTCGACAACGATCCGCTCGTCAAAACCATAGGCGTGCTCGTCGTGTTCTGGGCGGTCACGCTCTTGCAGCTCGGCGGAACCAAGAAGACCGCCGCGTTCGCGCGCATCGGCTTCATCGTCGGCGTTCTCGTGCCGACGCTTCTGCTCATCGTGCTAAGCGCACTCTACCTCGCTTCGGGAAAACCGCTCGAGCTCGACCTTGCGCACCCGAACCTGCTGCCCGATTTCGCCCACGCCTCCACGCTCGTCGTATTCGTGAGCTTCCTGTTCGCGAACATGGGCACCGAGGCGAGCGCGAGCCACATCAACGAGCTCAAGAACCCCTCGCGCAACTACCCGATCGCGATGATCGTCCTCGTCATCGTCGCGACGGTGCTCAACGCCATCGGCGGCTTCGCCGTTGCGGGCGTCGTGCCGCTCGAACAGCTTTCCATGAGCGGCGGCATGGTGCAAACCTACGAGACGCTCGTGCTCGGCATCGGCCCCGAACTCGGCTGGGCGGTGAAGGTGCTCTGCCTCATGCTCGTGCTCGGCGTGATCGGGGAGGTGGGCTCGTGGGTGGTCGGCCCCTCGCGGGCCCTGTACGCGGTCGCCCAGCAGGGGCTCATCCCCGAGCGCTTCAAAAGCCTCAACAAGCACGGTGCGCCCGTGCCCATCATCGTCGTGCAGGGCATCGTCGTGAGCATATGGGCGGTCGTGCTCACGCTCGCAGGCGGAGGCAACAACCTCTCCTACCTCGCCGCCGTATCGCTCACGGCCGTGATCTACCTGGTGGCGTATTTGATGCTGTTCATCTCCTACATCAAGCTCATTCTGCACCCTGAGATCAAGCGCGGCTACCACGTACCGGGCAAAGCAGTTGGCAAATGGGTGTTCGCGGTCGCCGGGTTCGCGAGCTCGCTTTTTGCGCTCGTCATCGCGTTTTTCCCGCCCATCGTGATATCCGCATCGCAGCAGCCCGCCTACGAAGCGCTCCTTGCGATCGGCTCCGCCGTGACCGTGCTCATCCCGTTTCTCATCTACGAGCTGTACGGAAAGAAGCATCGCCGCGAGCCGAGCGAGCCGCCCCAACACCTCCGAGCGCAGGAAGTTAACCGCTTCACCCGCCTTTCGGGCCGCGGCGAGCATGCGCTGCCGGGAGAGGCCGCGACTCCGCTTAATGTGTCCGAACCTGAAACTAAAAGCCCCGCGTGA
- a CDS encoding succinate dehydrogenase/fumarate reductase iron-sulfur subunit, with protein sequence MKIKVQKYNPSVDAEPSFSEYDIDYWEHMTLLEALVLINDTIEPIAFDYSCRGRVCGRCAMALDATPCLACVTLVEENGKNVVTPLPGFPVIRDLIVDKTKITDKVSRILARQRAFDLSLDEVKAPIDPEVYEKLEPLEYCARCGVCMAACPVVQADGAKSYIGPTGMVAIANRFYDPYDQGDRVVEAVQNGLWNCTQCGTCDVVCKALEIDHQSVWKDLRAAAEAAGLKPANA encoded by the coding sequence ATGAAGATCAAGGTCCAAAAGTACAATCCGTCCGTGGATGCAGAGCCATCGTTTTCCGAATACGACATCGACTATTGGGAGCACATGACGCTTTTGGAGGCGTTAGTGCTGATAAACGATACGATCGAGCCTATTGCATTCGACTATAGCTGCAGAGGCCGCGTGTGCGGTAGATGCGCGATGGCGCTTGATGCCACACCGTGCCTCGCCTGCGTCACGCTTGTAGAAGAAAACGGCAAGAACGTGGTGACTCCGCTTCCCGGTTTTCCCGTCATCCGCGACCTTATCGTCGATAAAACGAAGATTACCGATAAAGTGAGCAGAATACTTGCCCGGCAACGTGCGTTCGACCTTTCGCTTGACGAAGTTAAGGCGCCGATCGATCCCGAGGTGTACGAGAAGCTCGAGCCGCTTGAGTACTGCGCCCGCTGCGGCGTATGCATGGCGGCATGTCCGGTCGTGCAGGCGGACGGTGCGAAATCCTATATCGGCCCAACGGGGATGGTAGCAATCGCCAATCGCTTCTACGATCCGTACGATCAGGGGGATCGTGTGGTCGAAGCCGTGCAGAACGGATTGTGGAACTGCACCCAATGTGGCACGTGCGACGTAGTGTGCAAAGCGCTTGAGATCGACCATCAGTCGGTTTGGAAGGATCTGCGCGCCGCCGCAGAGGCAGCGGGGTTGAAGCCCGCGAACGCATAG